TAAGATAATGCCATTGAAGAAACTCAGGTAAAGATCAGAAACCAGAAAATAGGTAAAGAGGCTGATCAGAAGTAAGGCTGGCATCTCACGTTTAAGCAGTTTAGAGTGAATTTGTAAGGGATAAAATAAGGCGGTTAAGCCAAGCATCAAGCCGACATTCGTAATGTTAGAGCCAATCGCATTGCCGACTGAAAGTCCTGTTTTACCGGCAAAAGCCGCCATGGCCGAGACAAGCATTTCGGGAGCAGAGGTACCTAATCCGACGATAACGACGCCGACAATCAAAGGTGATATTGAAAAACTACGCGCGGTATTGGAGGCGCCTAAAACAAATTTATCAGCACTCCAAATGAGTAATGCAAAACCAACAATAATGGCCAATGCGGCAGATATTAAAGTGAACAATCTATTTTCTCCGAATAAAAAAAACGTCGTGCATTTACATGGACGACGTTTTAAAAGAGGGTGTTAAAGAGGGAGTTAGCCTCTTCCTTCTGCAATAGCTGCAACAGCTGCAAGTTCAGCTGCTTGTTTCTCATGTTTTTCTTGGCGATCTTGAATGTCCATATATTCGTTAGTGATCAAGCCTGCTTCGATTTCACGTAATGCGATCACGGTAGGCTTATCATTTTCAGGATCAACTAAAGGCGTTTTACCTTGTGTTGCAAGCTGGCGAGCTCGACGAGATGCCATTAAGATAAGATCAAAACGATTACCAACTACATTTACTGCATCTTCAACGGTTACACGTGCCATGTTGCACTCCAAAAATTAATTACATAAAAACGGGCGCTTATTATA
The sequence above is a segment of the Psychromonas sp. CNPT3 genome. Coding sequences within it:
- the rpoZ gene encoding DNA-directed RNA polymerase subunit omega; amino-acid sequence: MARVTVEDAVNVVGNRFDLILMASRRARQLATQGKTPLVDPENDKPTVIALREIEAGLITNEYMDIQDRQEKHEKQAAELAAVAAIAEGRG